One Sphingomonas endolithica DNA segment encodes these proteins:
- a CDS encoding M16 family metallopeptidase gives MKKYARVSARLMSIPLFVLSLSGLPAEKVVASDGITSDPAKPTLSGNDWGRLVTGSLKNGVRFAILSRRGNEPGVGLLMRNEGGFIAERRPGERGLAHLIEHVVFHSPTVGSPEDLDHLKRVGMPLTFPAPNAGSTSWRETNYYLSTRTTALGDLDALLSLFREAAAGMTLRTDAVDTSRGEVTREMADKKFGNDIYANYIGAIAPGSPNDMIDAQNSDDVPSAGIDTVRALYERLYRPENMMIVVVGNVKVDEVKALIEKRFGDWKRTRTTSHRAPTPMFQRDRIRPISFSALAQGRRTALLTVVMPTRISSSSRAQQAQAELMDLLVTRVINDRLAALQPTPPGKVGMFIENGEQGHRQIMLWDNFNADLWAPAVARLRQTTCELARAGFTTGEWAMAKRNLIADLEHRAAEMPRAANVDLAKDLSHALADGRHLIPSDELLRYARIRLPRMDTRSGSKWWSRQWGSGVEHLRVEGPELAKVADPVSAIRQAANGASGASPCRMASPALSDQMRRS, from the coding sequence ATGAAGAAATATGCCCGAGTGTCGGCACGTTTGATGTCCATCCCCTTGTTCGTCCTATCCCTGTCGGGACTTCCCGCCGAAAAAGTAGTCGCTTCGGACGGCATCACTTCGGACCCAGCAAAGCCGACGCTGTCCGGGAACGATTGGGGCAGACTTGTGACCGGCAGCCTTAAAAATGGCGTGCGGTTCGCAATCTTGTCGCGGCGAGGCAATGAGCCTGGCGTCGGGTTGCTCATGCGCAATGAAGGAGGCTTCATCGCCGAGCGCCGACCAGGCGAGCGCGGCCTGGCGCATCTCATCGAGCACGTCGTGTTCCACAGCCCAACGGTCGGCTCGCCGGAAGATCTCGACCATCTGAAGCGCGTCGGCATGCCACTGACCTTCCCAGCGCCAAACGCCGGTTCTACTTCGTGGCGGGAGACAAACTACTACCTTTCGACCAGAACCACGGCCTTGGGTGATCTCGACGCGCTGCTGAGCCTCTTTAGAGAGGCGGCCGCAGGAATGACCTTGCGTACCGATGCAGTCGACACCTCACGAGGCGAGGTCACGCGGGAAATGGCCGACAAAAAGTTCGGTAACGACATTTACGCCAACTACATCGGCGCAATCGCGCCAGGTTCGCCCAACGACATGATTGATGCGCAGAACTCGGATGATGTGCCGAGCGCAGGCATCGATACCGTTCGAGCTCTGTACGAACGCCTGTACCGCCCCGAAAACATGATGATCGTTGTTGTCGGCAACGTGAAAGTCGATGAGGTGAAGGCGCTGATCGAGAAGCGTTTCGGAGATTGGAAGCGTACGAGGACTACGTCTCACCGAGCACCGACGCCGATGTTTCAACGTGATCGCATCCGCCCGATCAGCTTCTCCGCACTTGCACAAGGGCGCAGAACGGCGTTGCTGACCGTTGTCATGCCAACGCGTATATCATCCTCGTCGCGTGCTCAGCAAGCGCAGGCGGAGCTTATGGACCTGCTCGTCACGCGGGTGATCAACGACCGGCTCGCTGCTCTCCAGCCCACTCCGCCCGGCAAGGTGGGAATGTTCATCGAGAATGGCGAGCAGGGTCATCGGCAGATTATGCTCTGGGATAATTTTAACGCTGATCTCTGGGCACCTGCGGTCGCGCGGTTGCGGCAAACGACTTGCGAACTTGCCAGAGCCGGCTTCACGACGGGGGAATGGGCGATGGCCAAGCGGAACCTTATCGCTGATCTGGAGCATCGCGCAGCGGAGATGCCGAGGGCTGCGAATGTAGACCTTGCGAAAGACCTGTCCCACGCGCTTGCTGATGGCCGGCACCTCATCCCGTCCGATGAGCTGCTCCGCTACGCGCGGATCAGGCTGCCTCGAATGGATACACGATCGGGAAGCAAGTGGTGGAGCCGACAATGGGGTAGTGGCGTCGAGCACCTACGGGTCGAAGGACCTGAACTAGCCAAGGTGGCAGACCCGGTGTCTGCGATCCGGCAGGCGGCAAATGGAGCATCCGGTGCTTCTCCCTGTCGGATGGCTTCGCCGGCCCTCTCAGACCAGATGCGGCGCTCATAA
- a CDS encoding PQQ-dependent sugar dehydrogenase, giving the protein MLLTGCGAPERAQPSEAAKPPVNYGASKPASAKPFKTEPVATFDMPWALAFLPDQRMLVTEKPGRLWLVTAAGAKTAISGLPRVHFEDQGGLLFVATSPTFAQNRQIYLTYSEPGEGGDGLALARATLDTSGAQPALKDLHVIWRQLPRGKGGQFGGYIAFSPDGRYLFLTSGERQRFTPAQDPDQALGKILRLTLDGKPAPGNPGAGKVGATTIGVIDPPENTGAAATAVVRKATIPAPNLTPAETWTTGHRNSYGLAFDPQGRLWETEMGPQGGDELNLIEPGKNYGWPVVSYGKNYDDTAIASPAGNASFQQPALYWNPIIAPAGLAFYSGNMFPQWRNSAFVGGLASTALIRIEFDGAVPREAERWDMGTRIRAVMAGPDGALWILEDGSDGRLLRLTSKRGG; this is encoded by the coding sequence TTGCTGCTGACCGGTTGCGGCGCGCCTGAGCGCGCGCAGCCGTCCGAGGCGGCCAAGCCTCCGGTGAACTACGGGGCATCGAAGCCTGCTTCCGCCAAGCCGTTCAAGACCGAACCGGTGGCGACATTCGATATGCCGTGGGCGCTTGCCTTCCTGCCGGACCAGAGGATGCTGGTGACTGAAAAGCCCGGCCGGTTGTGGCTGGTGACCGCGGCTGGCGCCAAGACGGCCATAAGCGGGCTACCGCGCGTCCATTTCGAAGACCAGGGCGGACTGCTCTTCGTCGCGACGTCGCCGACCTTCGCGCAGAACCGGCAAATCTACCTTACCTACTCCGAACCCGGCGAGGGCGGAGACGGTCTGGCGCTCGCCCGCGCGACGCTCGACACCAGCGGCGCACAGCCAGCCCTGAAGGACCTACACGTTATCTGGCGGCAACTCCCCCGCGGCAAAGGCGGGCAGTTCGGCGGGTACATCGCCTTCTCGCCGGATGGCCGCTATCTTTTCCTGACCTCCGGCGAGCGGCAGCGTTTCACCCCGGCTCAGGACCCCGACCAGGCGCTGGGCAAGATCCTGCGGCTGACGCTCGACGGCAAACCCGCTCCCGGCAATCCGGGCGCTGGCAAGGTGGGTGCAACCACCATTGGCGTCATCGATCCGCCGGAGAATACCGGCGCAGCCGCGACCGCCGTGGTGCGCAAGGCTACCATCCCCGCCCCGAACCTCACACCCGCGGAGACGTGGACGACCGGTCACCGCAATTCCTATGGCTTGGCCTTCGATCCTCAAGGGCGGCTTTGGGAGACTGAGATGGGGCCGCAGGGCGGCGACGAGTTGAACCTCATTGAACCGGGCAAGAACTATGGCTGGCCGGTCGTGTCATACGGGAAGAATTACGACGATACGGCGATCGCATCGCCCGCTGGCAATGCCAGCTTTCAGCAGCCGGCGCTGTACTGGAACCCCATCATCGCTCCGGCTGGTCTCGCCTTCTATAGCGGCAACATGTTCCCACAATGGCGCAACTCCGCCTTTGTCGGGGGCCTGGCGTCAACAGCACTCATCCGCATCGAGTTCGACGGCGCGGTTCCGCGCGAGGCGGAACGGTGGGACATGGGCACGCGCATCCGCGCCGTCATGGCTGGACCGGACGGCGCGCTCTGGATCCTTGAGGATGGATCTGACGGCCGCTTGCTGCGGCTTACGTCGAAGCGGGGTGGTTGA
- a CDS encoding transcriptional regulator: protein MKAFLDFEASSLSNRSHPIEVAWVFQNGRSEHHLIAPAPGWDDWDDASEAIHGISRATLKAEGKPHDEVARRMVEALTGHDLFASAPSWDGKWLSVLLRSAGLPRHLLRVRDTDEALRESVVEILRPVIPAGRLDIEVHAIVANASVAKDEQPAHRALADAIGEHETWLRARQAARALVLDLA from the coding sequence ATGAAGGCATTCCTCGATTTCGAAGCATCGTCCCTGTCGAACCGCAGCCACCCTATCGAGGTCGCCTGGGTGTTTCAGAACGGGCGCTCGGAGCACCACCTGATCGCCCCGGCGCCAGGGTGGGACGACTGGGACGATGCGTCAGAAGCCATCCATGGCATCAGCCGCGCCACGCTCAAGGCCGAAGGCAAGCCACACGACGAGGTTGCGAGACGGATGGTGGAAGCGCTGACAGGGCATGACCTGTTCGCCAGCGCTCCGTCGTGGGACGGGAAATGGCTGAGCGTCCTGTTGCGAAGTGCAGGGCTACCTCGCCACCTCCTACGGGTCCGCGACACCGATGAGGCGCTGAGGGAAAGCGTAGTCGAGATCCTCCGACCAGTTATTCCCGCCGGCCGACTGGATATCGAGGTACATGCCATTGTTGCGAACGCCAGTGTCGCGAAGGACGAACAACCGGCGCACCGAGCGCTTGCTGACGCGATCGGCGAACACGAGACCTGGCTTCGCGCCAGACAGGCTGCTCGCGCGCTGGTCCTGGATCTCGCGTGA
- a CDS encoding DUF2924 domain-containing protein, protein MAKLDDDLAALATMSSAQLQDRWKAVTGTLAPRISASFLRLALGYEMQVTALGGLSRSTQQRLAQLAAARTDTRPAAQGSRLIREWNGTAHVVTIGEDGVIRWNDRNWNSLSEVAREITGTRWSGPAFFGLKKRLAA, encoded by the coding sequence ATGGCAAAGCTCGATGATGATCTGGCAGCGCTGGCGACCATGTCCTCAGCGCAGCTGCAGGACCGCTGGAAGGCGGTCACCGGCACGCTTGCACCCCGCATCAGCGCAAGCTTTCTGCGACTGGCGCTTGGCTATGAGATGCAGGTGACAGCGCTGGGTGGTCTGTCGCGGTCCACGCAGCAGCGGCTGGCGCAGCTGGCAGCGGCTCGAACCGACACCCGCCCAGCGGCACAAGGCTCGCGGTTGATTCGCGAGTGGAACGGCACGGCGCATGTCGTGACGATCGGCGAGGATGGCGTGATCCGCTGGAACGATCGTAACTGGAACTCGCTATCGGAGGTCGCCCGCGAGATCACCGGGACGCGCTGGTCGGGTCCAGCCTTCTTCGGGCTGAAGAAGAGGCTGGCGGCATGA
- a CDS encoding DUF3489 domain-containing protein — MARIFKLDDLHLILLSTAAQRDDGNVLPVAATISDQLERVAKALPALLKHRLVDEVVGLTTGPVWRTDGDERFALVVNDAGRAAIGVSNNGGESTTPAVELVEPLSTDAPRTGSKSAAVIALLQREQGAILIEMVEATGWLPHTTRAALTGLRKKGHAIAKGKRGDVTCYTIVVGA, encoded by the coding sequence ATGGCACGCATCTTCAAACTCGACGACTTGCACCTCATCCTGCTGTCCACGGCGGCACAGCGGGACGATGGCAACGTACTTCCCGTGGCGGCGACCATCTCCGATCAGCTGGAGCGCGTCGCGAAAGCACTCCCCGCCCTCCTGAAGCACAGGCTGGTTGATGAGGTGGTCGGCCTGACTACCGGTCCCGTGTGGCGCACCGATGGCGACGAGCGGTTCGCGCTGGTTGTCAACGATGCTGGCCGTGCAGCTATCGGCGTCAGCAACAATGGCGGGGAGAGTACGACACCGGCTGTCGAGCTAGTCGAGCCCCTCAGCACCGATGCGCCGCGCACAGGCTCGAAGAGCGCGGCGGTCATCGCGCTGCTGCAGCGCGAGCAAGGCGCCATCCTGATCGAGATGGTCGAGGCGACCGGCTGGCTCCCGCACACCACCCGAGCGGCACTGACCGGCCTGCGCAAGAAGGGCCATGCCATTGCCAAGGGCAAGCGCGGCGACGTGACCTGCTACACCATCGTCGTCGGTGCCTGA
- a CDS encoding IS6 family transposase: MPRSRKPASPFRYFNSSPEVIRLVVMMYVRFPLSLRNVEDLLFERGIDICHETVRMWWNRFGPLFAGDIRRQRVSRMRGFRHWRWHLDEMYVELNGEMVYLWRAVDHEGEILESYITRTRDKEAALTFMKKALKRHGKPEAITTDGLRSYRAAMKELGNAEKQEVGRWANNRVENSHLPFRRRERAMLRFRRMMTLQKFASVHANVHNHFNLERHLVDRQTYKERRSAALAEWSMIAS, translated from the coding sequence ATGCCTCGCTCCCGCAAGCCCGCCAGCCCGTTTCGATACTTCAACTCATCGCCCGAGGTGATCCGCCTGGTGGTGATGATGTACGTGCGGTTTCCACTATCGCTCAGGAACGTCGAGGACCTGCTGTTCGAGCGCGGTATCGACATCTGTCACGAGACGGTGCGGATGTGGTGGAACAGGTTCGGGCCGCTGTTCGCAGGCGACATCCGCCGCCAGCGCGTCTCGCGCATGCGCGGCTTCCGTCACTGGCGCTGGCACCTCGACGAGATGTACGTGGAGCTGAATGGCGAGATGGTCTATCTATGGCGCGCCGTTGATCACGAGGGCGAGATCCTCGAGAGCTACATCACCAGGACCCGTGACAAGGAGGCTGCGCTCACCTTCATGAAGAAGGCGCTGAAGCGCCACGGCAAGCCTGAGGCGATTACCACAGATGGCCTGCGTTCCTATCGTGCAGCCATGAAGGAGCTCGGTAATGCCGAGAAGCAGGAGGTAGGACGCTGGGCCAACAACCGGGTTGAGAACAGCCACCTCCCTTTCCGACGACGTGAGCGAGCGATGCTGAGGTTCAGGCGAATGATGACGCTCCAGAAGTTTGCCAGCGTGCACGCCAATGTCCACAACCACTTCAATCTCGAACGCCACCTGGTCGACCGCCAAACCTACAAGGAACGCCGCTCAGCCGCACTGGCTGAGTGGAGCATGATCGCGAGCTAG
- a CDS encoding MFS transporter, producing MVLFASGDFAFNLYWQSISLYLLFFYIDVLGLPPATAGLVFMLGTLWDAIADLAAGALAERTRASYRQLIGWGALPLGLAFIVMFALPSEAAGWILLAQILFRTLYAFTNIPYSAWTTRLSAEPAVRTALTGLRMMFGAAAAALVALGLPALASVYGYAHAAAILALLGVPLMLIVAIKVPEPRRLLLRAVPSSLGSQIAALLRNRAFVTLNIAAAAGGAAAALIGQSVPYYYRYVMAYSDGGPHALAAMGVASALVLPLWTMLATRIGARVAWLAAAVVGLAGLCIFAWLPIDGTMGTLALLVVLSTAFAGFNLAAWALLPDTVDWGEARGGVRVEALAFGAFAFVQKIALALSGLTLGAVYGASGFVAGATQAPAVSATIRWLMLGGPAALIAISIAAMLAHPRRGHTPREIRPA from the coding sequence ATGGTCTTGTTTGCATCCGGCGACTTCGCCTTCAATCTTTATTGGCAGAGCATCAGTCTGTATCTGCTGTTTTTCTATATCGACGTGCTGGGCCTACCGCCGGCGACGGCGGGCCTGGTGTTCATGCTCGGCACGCTGTGGGATGCCATTGCCGACCTTGCTGCCGGTGCGTTGGCGGAGCGGACACGGGCCTCATATCGGCAACTGATCGGCTGGGGGGCGCTGCCACTCGGCCTGGCCTTCATCGTGATGTTCGCGTTGCCGTCGGAAGCCGCCGGGTGGATCCTGCTGGCGCAGATACTGTTCCGCACGCTCTATGCCTTTACCAACATTCCGTATTCTGCGTGGACCACGAGATTAAGCGCGGAGCCCGCGGTCCGCACCGCGCTTACCGGGTTGCGCATGATGTTCGGCGCGGCGGCCGCCGCTCTGGTAGCGTTGGGTCTGCCGGCGCTCGCGTCGGTGTACGGCTATGCACATGCGGCGGCCATTCTGGCACTGCTCGGTGTGCCGCTGATGCTGATCGTCGCGATCAAGGTCCCTGAACCGCGACGGCTGCTCCTCAGGGCTGTCCCGTCGTCGTTGGGCAGCCAGATCGCGGCGCTGCTGCGTAACCGCGCTTTCGTTACGCTGAATATAGCGGCCGCGGCGGGCGGGGCGGCGGCGGCCTTGATCGGGCAGTCGGTGCCTTATTATTATCGCTACGTGATGGCCTATTCTGACGGCGGGCCGCATGCGCTGGCGGCAATGGGGGTGGCAAGTGCGCTCGTCCTGCCGCTGTGGACGATGCTGGCGACGCGCATCGGCGCGCGCGTCGCATGGCTGGCAGCGGCGGTGGTGGGTCTGGCCGGGCTTTGCATCTTTGCCTGGCTGCCGATCGACGGAACGATGGGAACGCTTGCCTTACTGGTTGTGCTCAGCACGGCGTTTGCCGGGTTCAACCTTGCCGCCTGGGCGCTGTTGCCGGACACAGTCGATTGGGGCGAAGCGCGGGGCGGCGTTCGTGTCGAGGCGCTGGCGTTCGGCGCATTCGCCTTCGTGCAGAAGATCGCGCTCGCGCTCAGCGGCCTTACGCTCGGCGCGGTCTATGGCGCGAGCGGGTTCGTCGCCGGGGCAACGCAAGCGCCGGCCGTGTCGGCGACGATCCGCTGGTTGATGCTCGGGGGCCCGGCGGCACTGATCGCGATCTCGATTGCGGCGATGCTCGCGCACCCGCGGCGCGGCCATACGCCGCGCGAAATCAGGCCAGCGTAA
- a CDS encoding recombinase family protein: MNRVRCAIYTRKSSEEGLEQAFNSLDAQREACAAYVLSQASEGWSALPDIYDDGGLSGGSLERPALQRLLADIAAGRVDIIVVYKVDRLTRSLLDFAKLVEVFDKAGVSFVSITQSFNTTTSMGRLTLNILLSFAQFEREVTAERIRDKIAASKAKGMWMGGVPPLGYRPDGRTLAIVEPHAEIVREIYRRYLNTGNVRLVVEQLAAERILAPVRHTSGGRAYGGIAFCRGQIYSILKSPIYIGEIAHREVRYKGQHQPIIDRATWDAVQARLDGNVPGERRATNIATTSLLAGLIVDEAGEPLVAAHACKGKVRYRYYVSRARQDGDPAKSIRLRAREIENAVVESIAAAFDDPLDLIARAGMSIAAADLQRIFAAAGVAAATMRQRSTTMMRSLVTKVMVGAHATDITMSSSAVAEQLATLWAGPKDATFTLTLPVRITRTGRTLRLIQNDGRAVAATPPDASIIKLLVKAHRWWARLRQGDITVRELAEAEGVVKSYVTRVTRLAFLSPAIVDDILAGRQRAELDAKRLALTADLPTRWSEQQETWGVTLQ, from the coding sequence ATGAACCGGGTGCGCTGTGCGATCTATACCCGCAAGTCGAGCGAGGAAGGGCTGGAGCAGGCGTTCAACTCGCTCGACGCGCAGCGTGAGGCCTGTGCCGCCTACGTGCTGAGCCAGGCAAGCGAAGGCTGGAGTGCCCTGCCCGATATCTATGACGATGGCGGCCTGTCCGGCGGATCGCTGGAGCGCCCTGCCCTGCAGCGCCTGCTGGCCGACATTGCCGCTGGTCGTGTCGACATCATCGTTGTCTACAAGGTCGATCGGCTGACCCGCTCGCTGCTCGACTTTGCCAAGCTGGTCGAGGTGTTCGACAAGGCTGGCGTATCGTTCGTCTCGATCACTCAGTCGTTCAACACGACCACCAGCATGGGGCGCCTGACGCTCAACATACTGCTCTCGTTTGCGCAGTTCGAACGCGAGGTGACTGCCGAGCGCATCCGCGACAAGATCGCGGCCTCAAAGGCAAAGGGCATGTGGATGGGTGGCGTCCCGCCACTTGGCTACCGGCCTGACGGGCGCACTTTGGCGATCGTCGAGCCGCATGCCGAGATCGTGCGGGAGATATACCGGCGTTACCTCAATACGGGCAATGTCCGGCTGGTGGTCGAGCAGCTGGCGGCCGAGCGCATCCTGGCGCCAGTCCGCCACACGTCAGGCGGGCGGGCCTATGGTGGCATCGCGTTCTGCCGCGGGCAGATCTACTCGATCCTGAAGAGCCCGATCTATATCGGTGAGATCGCGCACCGGGAGGTGCGCTACAAGGGACAGCATCAGCCGATCATCGATCGTGCCACATGGGACGCCGTGCAGGCGAGGCTCGACGGCAACGTACCTGGAGAGCGTCGTGCCACCAACATTGCGACGACCAGCCTGCTGGCCGGCCTGATCGTCGACGAGGCGGGTGAACCCCTGGTTGCGGCGCATGCCTGCAAGGGCAAGGTGCGCTATCGCTATTATGTCAGCCGGGCACGTCAGGATGGTGACCCCGCCAAGAGCATCCGCTTGCGCGCGCGCGAGATCGAGAACGCGGTGGTCGAGAGTATCGCCGCTGCGTTTGATGACCCGCTCGATCTTATCGCGCGCGCCGGCATGTCGATCGCAGCGGCCGACCTGCAGCGCATCTTTGCGGCCGCCGGTGTTGCCGCTGCCACGATGCGCCAGCGCAGTACCACCATGATGCGCAGCCTCGTGACGAAGGTGATGGTCGGAGCCCACGCCACCGACATCACCATGAGCAGCAGCGCTGTGGCAGAACAGCTGGCGACGCTCTGGGCGGGCCCGAAGGATGCGACGTTCACGCTGACCCTGCCGGTGCGCATAACACGCACTGGTCGCACGCTTCGGCTCATACAGAATGACGGCCGCGCCGTGGCCGCCACGCCGCCCGACGCTTCCATCATCAAGCTGCTGGTCAAGGCGCACAGATGGTGGGCGCGGCTGCGGCAGGGCGACATTACAGTGCGGGAACTCGCCGAAGCCGAGGGAGTCGTGAAATCCTACGTCACGCGGGTGACGCGGCTGGCGTTCCTGTCGCCAGCGATCGTCGATGACATTCTCGCCGGGCGACAGCGTGCCGAGCTTGATGCCAAACGGCTGGCGCTCACGGCAGACCTGCCGACCCGCTGGTCAGAGCAGCAGGAGACGTGGGGAGTCACTTTACAGTGA